Proteins encoded in a region of the Streptomyces sp. NBC_01471 genome:
- a CDS encoding ABC transporter permease, with the protein MTAVQTIGTGRSTGGDEPAGPTRGERISALAQQHGALVTLVVAVIAASLSFGTFLTTDNLGNMAVSSAFLAVVALGMTFVIITGGIDLSVGSLFALGGVLGAWGSRYGTLVALLLPLAVCGLIGLVNGLLIARARLAPFIVTLASLLAARGILLAITHEGATTYLVDDTSFFAHLGQDKLLGVGVPVWITVALFVLGAVVLRRSRFGQYVYAVGGNEDAAALMGAPVARTKTAVYALSGVCAGLAGALNAAWLVSGVTILGSGMELEAISAVVIGGTLLTGGFGFISGSLVGVLLLKVIQNVINQIGSLDSAYQQVVSGAFLAAVVIAQTWLGRRRRML; encoded by the coding sequence GTGACCGCCGTGCAGACCATCGGGACCGGTCGTTCGACCGGAGGGGACGAGCCGGCCGGCCCGACCCGCGGCGAGCGGATCAGCGCCCTCGCCCAGCAGCACGGCGCCCTGGTGACACTGGTCGTCGCCGTGATCGCGGCCTCGCTGAGCTTCGGCACCTTCCTCACCACCGACAACCTCGGCAACATGGCCGTCTCCTCGGCCTTCCTCGCCGTCGTGGCCCTCGGTATGACCTTCGTGATCATCACGGGCGGAATCGACCTGTCGGTGGGCTCGCTCTTCGCGCTGGGAGGCGTGCTCGGAGCCTGGGGCTCACGGTACGGGACCCTGGTGGCCCTGCTTCTCCCGCTGGCGGTCTGCGGGCTGATCGGCCTGGTCAACGGGCTGCTCATCGCGAGGGCCAGACTGGCGCCGTTCATCGTGACACTCGCGTCCCTGCTCGCCGCGCGCGGCATTCTGCTGGCGATCACCCATGAGGGGGCGACGACCTACCTGGTCGACGACACGTCGTTCTTCGCCCATCTCGGCCAGGACAAGCTGCTCGGCGTCGGGGTACCCGTCTGGATCACCGTCGCGCTCTTCGTACTGGGCGCGGTGGTTCTGCGCCGCAGCCGCTTCGGCCAGTACGTGTACGCGGTCGGCGGGAACGAGGACGCGGCCGCGCTGATGGGCGCCCCCGTCGCCCGTACGAAGACGGCCGTGTACGCGCTCTCCGGGGTCTGCGCGGGGCTCGCGGGAGCGCTCAACGCGGCCTGGCTCGTCTCCGGGGTCACCATCCTCGGCTCGGGCATGGAGCTGGAGGCCATCTCGGCGGTGGTCATCGGCGGCACCCTGCTGACCGGCGGATTCGGCTTCATCAGCGGCTCGCTCGTCGGTGTGCTGCTGCTGAAGGTCATCCAGAACGTCATCAACCAGATCGGCTCGCTGGACTCGGCGTATCAGCAGGTGGTCAGCGGCGCCTTCCTGGCGGCCGTGGTCATCGCCCAGACCTGGCTGGGCAGGCGCCGCAGGATGCTGTGA
- a CDS encoding transglycosylase family protein: MAASGRHRRYEPSRINRASLAVTAGGAGLALPLLTAGSAGAASVDVWDKVARCESTGDWQINTGNGYYGGLQFSRSTWQAYGGGVYAARADLATERQQIAVAEKVLRAQGPTAWPVCSVRAGLSRNDAAPEAVVRTGAGNGAARAAAPKPPTPKPPAARPEHASPPKPRSEPGSGAAARSGSRPAPSARPAAATAAGAHHAAYTVVSGDSLSGIAEAENVSGGWHRLYEGNRAVVGADPDLIQPGQRLSIGGQQRQKAPAEHRARPGKSAAKTRPAKQHAPRTDAAPAGPAAPHAKPHRTAPAAKPHSPAPAATSTALVAPVPGHHTTSYRASGGSWSSGHHTGIDFPVPTGTSVEAVAAGRVVAAGWGGAYGYQVVIRHANGKYTQYAHLSALTVRMGQNVQRGQRIARSGSTGNATGPHLHFEARTGPEYGSDIDPLAYLRAGGVAV, from the coding sequence ATGGCCGCATCCGGTCGTCATCGCCGTTACGAGCCGAGCCGGATCAACCGAGCCTCGCTCGCGGTCACCGCGGGCGGTGCCGGACTCGCGCTGCCGCTGCTCACCGCGGGATCGGCCGGCGCGGCCTCGGTGGACGTCTGGGACAAGGTGGCGCGCTGCGAATCCACCGGCGACTGGCAGATCAACACGGGCAACGGCTACTACGGCGGGCTCCAGTTCAGCCGTTCCACCTGGCAGGCGTACGGCGGAGGCGTCTATGCCGCGCGTGCGGACCTGGCGACCGAGCGGCAGCAGATCGCGGTCGCGGAGAAGGTGCTCCGGGCGCAGGGGCCCACAGCCTGGCCGGTCTGCTCGGTGCGGGCCGGGCTCAGCAGGAATGACGCCGCGCCGGAGGCCGTCGTACGGACCGGGGCGGGGAACGGCGCGGCGCGTGCGGCGGCTCCGAAGCCCCCGACACCGAAGCCCCCGGCCGCCAGGCCGGAGCACGCGTCGCCCCCGAAGCCCCGGAGCGAACCGGGATCCGGGGCCGCGGCCCGGTCCGGATCCCGGCCCGCACCGTCCGCGAGACCGGCGGCCGCCACCGCTGCCGGTGCGCACCACGCCGCGTACACGGTGGTCAGCGGCGACTCGCTCTCCGGCATCGCCGAGGCAGAGAACGTCAGCGGCGGCTGGCACCGGCTGTACGAGGGGAACCGCGCGGTGGTGGGTGCCGACCCCGACCTGATCCAGCCCGGCCAGCGGCTCAGCATCGGCGGGCAGCAGCGGCAGAAGGCCCCGGCGGAGCACCGGGCCCGACCCGGGAAGTCCGCCGCGAAGACGCGCCCCGCCAAGCAGCACGCGCCGCGAACGGACGCGGCGCCCGCCGGACCCGCGGCACCCCACGCGAAACCCCACCGGACGGCACCGGCCGCGAAACCCCACTCCCCGGCGCCGGCCGCGACATCGACGGCCCTGGTCGCGCCCGTGCCCGGCCACCACACCACGTCGTACCGGGCGTCCGGCGGCTCCTGGTCCAGCGGCCACCACACCGGTATCGACTTCCCGGTCCCGACCGGCACCTCGGTCGAGGCGGTCGCCGCGGGCCGGGTCGTCGCCGCGGGCTGGGGCGGGGCCTACGGCTACCAGGTGGTCATCCGGCACGCGAACGGCAAGTACACCCAGTACGCCCATCTGTCCGCACTGACGGTCCGGATGGGCCAGAACGTCCAGCGGGGGCAGCGCATCGCCCGCTCCGGGTCGACCGGCAACGCCACCGGCCCGCACCTGCACTTCGAGGCGCGGACCGGCCCGGAGTACGGCAGCGACATCGACCCCCTGGCCTACCTCAGGGCGGGCGGCGTCGCCGTCTGA
- a CDS encoding ROK family protein has product MAEQSRRTVRDLRRGNRAEVLQRLYFDGPLSRQELGSATGLSSGSISNVVAELAADGLLEEAGVVDSEGGRPRTLLRVAPASGHLIGIDVGETRVRVELFDLALGELARAERPLVHHGYDVGRIVGHIREAVADVLRDADVSAGRLVGVGVGVPGIIDRGGPDGVVVHGQTVGWDAVPLEAMLRESAELPSWVPFFIDNGAKTLGQAEMWFGGGRGTSDAVVVLFGSGVSACIVVDGELYGGADSRAVEWGHTTMRVGGRRCRCGSPGCLEAYVGAEAIRERWLESGGPAAEAADEETALATLLAAALPAAGGLTGDTAAAGLLDETAEYLGAGIADLINLFRPERILVGGWAGLLLGPALLPAVRRYAKEYAMRHPAEHVTIDLGTLGADAVTLGAATLPLADFLARGGRHRRHDAPDPGADPAALLRQGSWRPVVVERR; this is encoded by the coding sequence ATGGCTGAACAGAGCAGACGAACTGTGCGTGACCTGCGGCGCGGCAACCGCGCTGAGGTATTGCAACGGTTGTATTTCGACGGGCCGCTCAGTCGCCAGGAGCTCGGCTCGGCCACCGGTCTGAGCTCGGGTTCGATCAGCAACGTGGTCGCTGAACTGGCCGCGGACGGACTGCTCGAAGAGGCCGGGGTGGTCGACTCGGAGGGCGGCCGGCCGCGCACCCTGCTGCGCGTCGCCCCCGCCAGCGGCCATCTGATCGGTATCGACGTGGGGGAGACCCGTGTCCGGGTCGAGCTCTTCGACCTCGCGCTCGGCGAACTGGCGCGCGCAGAGCGCCCGTTGGTGCACCACGGCTATGACGTCGGCCGCATCGTCGGCCATATCCGCGAAGCCGTCGCCGATGTGCTGCGGGACGCGGACGTGAGCGCGGGCCGGCTCGTGGGTGTCGGAGTCGGCGTACCGGGGATCATCGACCGCGGCGGGCCCGACGGGGTCGTCGTGCACGGCCAGACCGTCGGCTGGGACGCCGTCCCGCTGGAGGCGATGCTCCGGGAGTCGGCCGAACTCCCCTCCTGGGTACCGTTCTTCATCGACAACGGGGCCAAGACCCTCGGTCAGGCGGAGATGTGGTTCGGTGGCGGGCGCGGGACGAGCGACGCCGTCGTGGTGCTGTTCGGCTCCGGAGTGAGCGCGTGCATCGTCGTCGACGGTGAGCTCTACGGCGGCGCGGACAGCAGGGCCGTCGAGTGGGGCCACACCACCATGCGGGTCGGCGGGCGGCGCTGCCGCTGCGGTTCGCCCGGCTGCCTTGAGGCGTACGTGGGCGCCGAGGCCATCCGGGAACGGTGGCTGGAGTCGGGCGGCCCGGCGGCGGAAGCGGCCGACGAGGAGACGGCGCTCGCCACGCTGCTCGCCGCCGCGCTGCCCGCTGCCGGGGGCCTCACGGGTGACACGGCCGCTGCCGGACTCCTGGACGAGACCGCCGAGTACCTGGGGGCGGGCATCGCGGACCTGATCAACCTGTTCCGCCCCGAACGGATCCTGGTGGGCGGCTGGGCCGGCCTGCTCCTCGGGCCCGCGCTGCTGCCCGCCGTGCGCCGGTACGCGAAGGAGTACGCGATGCGCCACCCGGCCGAGCACGTCACCATCGACCTGGGCACGCTGGGCGCCGACGCGGTGACGCTGGGGGCGGCCACCCTGCCGCTCGCCGATTTCCTCGCCCGCGGCGGCAGGCACCGCCGACACGATGCTCCGGACCCGGGGGCCGACCCTGCCGCCCTGCTGCGGCAGGGGAGTTGGCGGCCCGTAGTGGTCGAGCGGCGGTAG
- a CDS encoding sugar ABC transporter substrate-binding protein — protein MRSIRAAAAVAVTISTLAGATACGGGGDSSGGGSNTSPKTLTYWASNQGPNIPADKKILTPELKKFEQQTGIKVNLEVVPWADLLKRILAATTSGQGPDVLNIGNTWSASLQATGALLPWNKANFDAIGGRDRFVDAAVASAGAAKKDPAAVPLYSLSYALYYNKKMFADAGIAKPPATWDELVADGQKISKNGTSGKWGLGAEGGNLSENIHQAFVLAQQHGADFYDASGKPTFTSPGAVAAVKQYVDLMGKDKIIAPGNAEYSQNQSLSDFSKGKTAMVLWQAAASTFASQGMKPQDWGAAPAPVASGTPGQGKNVNSMVAGINMAVFKNTKNTKGALKFVKFMTSDDEQKILNKAYGAVPPVTAAQSDPAFNVPGVKVLKDTLIKSAAPLPQVASESQFETTVGTAIKDLWADAAGGKPITTASVKDELTKAQQQMTE, from the coding sequence ATGCGCAGTATCAGAGCCGCAGCAGCAGTCGCCGTCACCATCTCCACGCTCGCCGGCGCCACGGCGTGCGGAGGAGGCGGTGATTCCAGTGGCGGGGGCAGCAACACATCCCCCAAGACGCTCACCTACTGGGCGTCCAACCAGGGACCGAACATCCCCGCCGACAAGAAGATCCTCACGCCCGAGCTGAAGAAGTTCGAGCAGCAGACCGGGATCAAGGTCAACCTGGAGGTCGTGCCCTGGGCCGACCTGCTGAAGCGGATCCTCGCGGCGACGACCTCGGGCCAGGGCCCCGATGTGCTCAACATCGGCAACACCTGGTCGGCCTCGCTGCAGGCCACCGGCGCTCTGCTGCCCTGGAACAAGGCCAACTTCGACGCGATCGGCGGCCGCGACCGGTTCGTCGACGCGGCGGTCGCCTCGGCGGGCGCCGCGAAGAAGGACCCCGCGGCCGTCCCGCTGTACTCCCTCTCGTACGCGCTCTACTACAACAAGAAGATGTTCGCCGACGCGGGCATAGCCAAGCCCCCGGCCACCTGGGACGAACTGGTCGCCGACGGACAGAAGATCTCCAAGAACGGCACCAGCGGGAAGTGGGGCCTCGGCGCCGAGGGCGGCAACCTCTCCGAGAACATCCACCAGGCGTTCGTACTCGCCCAGCAGCACGGAGCCGACTTCTACGACGCGTCCGGCAAGCCGACCTTCACCTCACCCGGCGCCGTGGCCGCCGTGAAGCAGTACGTCGACCTCATGGGCAAGGACAAGATCATCGCTCCGGGCAACGCGGAGTACAGCCAGAACCAGTCGCTCAGCGACTTCTCCAAGGGCAAGACCGCCATGGTGCTCTGGCAGGCGGCCGCGTCCACCTTCGCCTCGCAGGGGATGAAGCCGCAGGACTGGGGGGCCGCTCCGGCGCCGGTCGCCTCCGGGACCCCGGGGCAGGGCAAGAACGTCAACTCCATGGTCGCGGGCATCAACATGGCCGTCTTCAAGAACACCAAGAACACCAAGGGCGCGCTGAAGTTCGTGAAGTTCATGACCAGCGACGACGAGCAGAAGATCCTCAACAAGGCCTACGGCGCCGTGCCGCCCGTCACGGCCGCCCAGTCGGACCCCGCCTTCAACGTGCCCGGTGTGAAGGTCCTGAAGGACACGCTGATCAAGAGTGCGGCGCCACTGCCGCAGGTGGCTTCGGAGTCGCAGTTCGAGACGACCGTCGGGACGGCCATCAAGGACCTCTGGGCCGACGCCGCAGGCGGCAAGCCCATCACGACGGCTTCGGTCAAGGACGAACTCACCAAGGCGCAGCAGCAGATGACCGAGTGA
- a CDS encoding glycoside hydrolase family 3 C-terminal domain-containing protein, producing MTDEELDALVAAMGQAAKVRLLTGASGWRTHAEPAAGLRALVTSDGPVGVRGESWDERETSLVLPSPTALAAAWDEELAAELGGLLAAEARHKGVDVLLAPTLNLHRTPLGGRHFECYSEDPLLTARIGAAVIRGVQAGGVAATAKHFVANDAETDRLTVDVRVGERALREVYLAPFEAAVEAGVWVVMSAYNRVNGATMSASPLLAEPLKGEWGFDGVVVSDWGAVRTTVETARAAQDLAMPGPGGVWGDALLTAVRTGAVAQSAVDDKVRRLLRLADRVGALGSPAPVWRPVVPEAGRRALLRRAAAAGTVLVRNAGQVLPLDPRGLRTVAVIGPRAAGPRIQGGGSAEVFPASVVSPLEGIRAALGSAVRVLHAPGVPPERRPAPLTRDVSRDPETGEPGFLVSLLDAQGAVLHSEHRLSGRIVEPARVDGAATVEIRTLLRPGTTGEWTLAVGGFGPVSLTAGGRTVVEGVFARDTDDPTHIHVSPPYRSGRIALAAGAETEIVARRGLAPDTGIATILAAAPPPAARAGALADAVAAARAADAVLVVVGTTEETESEGSDRVSLALPDGQDELVRAVAGARPDTVVLVNSGGPVTLPWRDEVAAVLIGWFPGQEAGHAVADILFGRTEPGGRLPTTWPVRQDDVPVLGTTPRDGALRYTEGLHTGYRAWLRGRVEPAYWFGHGLGYTSWEYERLDVPEAVSGDGSFEVRVRVRNTGDREGREVVQLYLAREASAVERPVRWFAGHAAVRARPGGTAEAIVRVSGRALRHWSVTEGCWRVEPGAFTVYAGRSAGDLPLGAEVTVPVAAPMASALRRPGSPGPAAAARPGQARIRASDHSPRTDGRGSDRLRGGTGRLSGA from the coding sequence ATGACGGACGAAGAGCTGGACGCCCTGGTCGCCGCGATGGGCCAGGCGGCCAAAGTGCGTCTGCTGACCGGCGCGTCGGGCTGGCGTACCCACGCCGAACCGGCGGCCGGGCTGCGGGCGCTGGTCACATCCGACGGCCCGGTGGGCGTACGAGGCGAGTCATGGGACGAACGGGAGACCTCGCTGGTCCTGCCCTCCCCGACCGCGCTCGCGGCGGCCTGGGACGAGGAACTAGCCGCGGAGCTCGGCGGGTTGCTCGCCGCCGAGGCCCGGCACAAGGGCGTCGACGTGCTGCTGGCCCCCACGCTGAACCTGCACAGGACACCGCTCGGCGGCCGCCACTTCGAGTGCTACTCCGAGGATCCGCTGCTCACCGCCCGTATCGGCGCCGCGGTGATCCGCGGTGTACAGGCGGGCGGAGTCGCCGCCACGGCCAAGCACTTCGTGGCGAACGACGCGGAGACCGACCGCCTGACGGTCGATGTCCGGGTGGGCGAACGGGCCCTGCGCGAGGTCTATCTGGCGCCGTTCGAAGCCGCTGTCGAGGCCGGTGTGTGGGTGGTGATGTCGGCGTACAACAGGGTCAACGGCGCCACCATGTCGGCGAGTCCGCTGCTGGCCGAACCGCTGAAGGGCGAGTGGGGCTTCGACGGCGTGGTCGTCTCGGACTGGGGCGCGGTGCGCACCACCGTGGAGACCGCGCGGGCCGCCCAGGATCTCGCCATGCCAGGACCGGGCGGTGTCTGGGGTGACGCGCTGCTGACGGCCGTACGGACAGGGGCGGTTGCGCAGTCCGCGGTGGACGACAAAGTGCGCAGGCTGCTGCGGCTGGCCGACCGGGTGGGCGCGCTGGGCTCACCGGCGCCGGTGTGGCGTCCCGTGGTGCCGGAGGCCGGGCGGCGTGCGCTGCTGCGCCGGGCGGCGGCGGCCGGGACGGTGCTGGTGCGCAACGCGGGGCAGGTGCTTCCGCTCGACCCGCGCGGGCTGCGGACCGTCGCGGTGATCGGACCGCGGGCCGCCGGGCCCCGTATCCAGGGCGGCGGCAGCGCCGAGGTGTTCCCCGCGTCCGTCGTCTCCCCGCTGGAGGGGATCCGGGCGGCGCTCGGTTCCGCGGTGCGGGTGCTGCATGCGCCCGGAGTGCCACCGGAGCGCAGGCCCGCGCCGCTCACCCGGGACGTGTCCCGCGACCCGGAGACCGGTGAACCGGGCTTCCTCGTAAGCCTGTTGGACGCCCAAGGGGCCGTCCTGCACTCGGAGCACCGGCTGTCGGGGCGGATCGTGGAACCGGCCAGGGTCGACGGCGCGGCCACCGTGGAGATCCGCACCCTGCTGCGGCCGGGGACAACGGGTGAATGGACCCTGGCGGTCGGCGGATTCGGTCCGGTATCGCTGACCGCCGGCGGACGGACCGTCGTGGAGGGCGTGTTCGCCCGGGACACCGACGATCCGACCCATATCCACGTCTCGCCCCCGTACCGGTCCGGGCGGATCGCCCTGGCCGCAGGTGCGGAGACCGAGATCGTCGCCCGGCGCGGGCTGGCCCCGGACACCGGCATCGCCACGATCCTCGCCGCCGCGCCACCGCCCGCCGCCCGGGCCGGCGCACTGGCCGACGCCGTCGCCGCGGCCCGCGCCGCCGACGCCGTCTTGGTGGTCGTCGGGACCACGGAGGAGACCGAGTCGGAGGGCAGCGACCGGGTGTCACTGGCGCTGCCCGACGGGCAGGACGAGCTGGTACGTGCGGTGGCCGGTGCCCGTCCCGACACGGTGGTCCTGGTGAACTCGGGAGGTCCGGTCACCCTGCCCTGGCGCGACGAGGTGGCGGCGGTACTGATCGGCTGGTTCCCCGGCCAGGAGGCGGGCCACGCGGTGGCGGACATCCTCTTCGGCAGGACGGAACCGGGCGGGCGGCTGCCCACCACGTGGCCGGTCCGGCAGGACGACGTACCGGTGCTCGGTACCACCCCCCGGGACGGCGCGCTGCGGTACACCGAGGGTCTGCACACCGGCTACCGGGCCTGGCTGCGGGGGCGGGTGGAGCCCGCGTACTGGTTCGGGCACGGCCTCGGGTACACCAGCTGGGAGTACGAACGGCTCGACGTCCCCGAAGCGGTGTCCGGCGACGGCTCGTTCGAGGTGCGGGTTCGGGTCCGCAATACGGGTGACCGCGAGGGTCGCGAGGTCGTCCAGCTCTATCTGGCGCGCGAGGCGTCGGCCGTGGAGCGCCCGGTCCGCTGGTTCGCGGGCCACGCCGCCGTACGGGCGCGGCCCGGCGGGACGGCGGAGGCGATCGTCCGGGTGTCCGGCAGGGCCCTGCGGCACTGGTCGGTGACGGAGGGGTGCTGGCGCGTCGAGCCGGGTGCGTTCACGGTGTACGCGGGACGGTCGGCGGGGGATCTGCCGCTCGGCGCGGAGGTAACCGTTCCGGTCGCCGCGCCGATGGCGAGCGCACTGCGCCGACCGGGCAGCCCGGGCCCGGCAGCGGCCGCACGGCCAGGTCAGGCCCGTATCCGGGCGTCCGACCACTCCCCCCGCACGGACGGGCGCGGGAGTGACAGACTTCGAGGTGGGACCGGACGGCTGAGCGGTGCGTGA
- a CDS encoding ABC transporter permease — protein sequence MTDLALRRTSYDRDRLLRLLQEYGVYAGVAVLILANIAFTPHFLSAENFRTQAVQVAPVLIVALGMALAIGSEGVDLSVGSVMALSTSLVSLYLGYGVWIALITAVIGGIVVGVANGSLIAFIGVQPIVATLALMVAGRGVALVLLPQLKDIHDPGMASLGSGDVLGIPYLVLIAAALALVVAFTVRRTTFGRQLLAIGDSRPAAQLAGLPVRRVLILVYVCSGVLAAFAGVLASARLQASDPTSLGSLMELSAITAVVVGGTPLSGGRIRIGGTVAGAVLIQLLTATLIKHDLPPSWTQIAQAVVIVLAVYAARERGKR from the coding sequence ATGACTGACCTGGCGCTCCGGCGCACTTCCTACGACCGTGACCGGCTGCTGCGGCTCCTCCAGGAGTACGGGGTGTACGCCGGGGTGGCCGTACTGATCCTGGCCAACATCGCCTTCACCCCGCACTTCCTGTCCGCCGAGAACTTCCGAACCCAGGCCGTACAGGTCGCGCCGGTCCTCATCGTGGCGCTCGGAATGGCGCTGGCGATCGGCAGCGAGGGCGTCGACCTCTCCGTGGGCTCGGTCATGGCCCTCTCGACCTCGCTGGTCTCTCTCTATCTCGGCTACGGGGTGTGGATCGCGCTCATCACGGCCGTCATCGGCGGGATCGTGGTGGGGGTGGCCAACGGCTCGCTGATCGCGTTCATCGGTGTCCAGCCGATCGTCGCGACACTCGCCCTGATGGTGGCGGGACGCGGGGTCGCCCTGGTCCTGCTCCCTCAGCTCAAGGACATCCACGACCCGGGCATGGCGTCGCTGGGCTCGGGCGACGTGCTCGGCATCCCCTATCTGGTGCTGATCGCGGCCGCCCTCGCCCTGGTCGTCGCGTTCACCGTGCGGCGTACGACCTTCGGCAGGCAGTTGCTCGCCATCGGCGACAGCAGACCGGCCGCGCAACTCGCGGGCCTTCCGGTCCGGCGGGTGCTGATCCTGGTCTATGTCTGTTCCGGGGTGCTGGCCGCCTTCGCGGGTGTCCTCGCGTCGGCACGTCTGCAGGCCAGCGATCCGACCTCGCTGGGCAGTCTGATGGAACTCTCCGCGATCACCGCGGTGGTCGTGGGCGGCACGCCGCTGAGCGGCGGCCGCATCAGGATCGGCGGCACCGTGGCGGGGGCCGTCCTCATCCAGCTGCTCACCGCCACGCTCATCAAGCACGATCTGCCTCCGTCCTGGACGCAGATCGCCCAGGCCGTGGTGATCGTGCTCGCGGTGTACGCGGCACGGGAACGGGGGAAGCGGTGA
- a CDS encoding PadR family transcriptional regulator: MTQAAFFILTALIDEPRHGYGIVREVEELSDGEVQLRVGTLYGVLDRLAADGLIELDREEAQQGRLRRYYALTDDGAAALSAEAERMAAGARTATRRMAAHRPADAHPQPTARPGRPGLAGGAA; the protein is encoded by the coding sequence ATGACCCAGGCCGCGTTCTTCATACTGACCGCGCTGATCGACGAGCCGAGACACGGCTACGGCATCGTGCGCGAGGTCGAGGAGCTCTCCGACGGCGAGGTCCAGCTCCGGGTCGGGACGCTGTACGGCGTCCTGGACCGGCTGGCGGCGGACGGGCTCATCGAGCTGGACCGCGAGGAGGCCCAGCAGGGCCGGCTCAGGCGGTACTACGCGCTCACCGACGACGGCGCCGCCGCGCTCTCGGCCGAGGCGGAGCGAATGGCGGCCGGAGCGCGTACCGCGACCCGCCGGATGGCCGCGCACCGCCCGGCGGACGCCCACCCGCAGCCCACCGCCCGGCCGGGACGCCCGGGCCTCGCCGGAGGTGCCGCGTGA
- a CDS encoding DMT family transporter produces the protein MSALALSVLLSLVSAVAYAAGAIVQERVATATPGSPYAPLRQGGWWAAMTLNGLGAGLHVVALAYGPLSLVQPLGALTIVFALPMAAVFVRRRAGAAAWRGAIMATVGLAGLLALTGGADNGSLPGGERTVLALATFGGIAVLFLVALRMRKPVVRSIVLATAAGVAFGAASVFTKTVAVDWTSHAPTAEWASLLAIAGFAGTGVLLSQASYRGAGLAAPLATVTVVNPVLAAAIGVTLFGEQFRYGVTGTVLALACGVVAAGGLILLTTERLSADRLGPGDQHGSEGRHGSEDEQGSEDRQTSAPVPPPGGPQEPAPRLVAARTRSKKGSQTATPPALR, from the coding sequence ATGAGTGCCCTCGCGCTGTCCGTGCTGCTGTCGCTGGTCTCCGCGGTCGCGTATGCGGCCGGGGCCATCGTGCAGGAACGCGTCGCCACGGCCACGCCCGGCAGCCCGTACGCACCCCTGCGTCAGGGCGGCTGGTGGGCCGCCATGACGCTGAACGGCCTCGGGGCGGGGCTGCACGTGGTCGCGCTGGCCTACGGGCCGCTGAGTCTGGTGCAGCCGCTCGGCGCGCTGACCATCGTCTTCGCGCTCCCGATGGCCGCCGTGTTCGTACGGCGCAGGGCGGGCGCCGCTGCCTGGCGCGGCGCGATCATGGCCACGGTGGGCCTGGCCGGGCTCCTCGCGCTGACCGGCGGTGCGGACAACGGGTCGCTGCCGGGCGGTGAGCGGACCGTCCTGGCACTGGCGACCTTCGGCGGGATCGCGGTGCTCTTCCTGGTGGCCCTGCGCATGCGCAAGCCGGTCGTCCGGAGCATCGTGCTGGCGACGGCGGCGGGTGTGGCCTTCGGCGCCGCATCCGTCTTCACCAAGACCGTCGCCGTGGACTGGACCTCGCACGCCCCGACCGCCGAGTGGGCGAGCCTGCTGGCCATCGCCGGGTTCGCGGGGACCGGGGTACTTCTCTCGCAGGCGTCGTACCGGGGAGCCGGGCTCGCGGCCCCGCTGGCGACGGTCACCGTCGTCAACCCGGTCCTGGCCGCGGCGATCGGGGTCACGCTCTTCGGCGAGCAGTTCCGTTACGGGGTGACCGGTACGGTGCTGGCCCTCGCCTGCGGTGTCGTGGCGGCGGGCGGCCTGATCCTCCTGACGACGGAACGGCTCTCCGCAGACCGGCTCGGGCCCGGGGACCAGCACGGCTCTGAGGGCCGGCACGGGTCGGAGGACGAGCAGGGGTCAGAGGACCGGCAGACCTCCGCGCCGGTCCCGCCACCCGGCGGACCGCAGGAACCGGCTCCGCGGCTGGTGGCCGCGCGCACCCGGTCCAAGAAGGGCAGTCAGACGGCGACGCCGCCCGCCCTGAGGTAG
- a CDS encoding SAM-dependent methyltransferase: protein MTAGTPKHQIDTSKPHPARVYDYLLGGKDHYLVDRELGEKLADFIRVGAEQNRAFMHRAAAWAAHQGIDQYLDIGTGIPTEPNLHQIVQEIIPAARIVYADNDPIVLRHAEALLVSSPEGATHYIQADVREPELILEHARTFLDFSRPVALSLIAIMHFILDEEDPGAIVRELVGHLPSGSCLILAQASLDAFPEAEEHVASTYSSKISFRPRSRAEIVRFFDGLDLVEPGVVTGPEWFKDTPAPELTPYPGYVGVGLVP, encoded by the coding sequence ATGACGGCAGGCACCCCCAAGCACCAGATCGACACCAGCAAGCCGCACCCCGCGCGCGTCTACGACTATCTGCTGGGCGGCAAGGACCACTACCTCGTCGACCGGGAACTGGGCGAGAAGCTGGCCGACTTCATCCGGGTCGGCGCGGAGCAGAACCGCGCGTTCATGCACCGCGCCGCCGCCTGGGCCGCGCACCAGGGCATCGACCAGTACCTGGACATCGGCACCGGGATTCCGACCGAGCCGAACCTCCACCAGATCGTCCAGGAGATCATTCCGGCCGCGCGCATCGTCTACGCGGACAACGACCCCATCGTGCTGCGCCACGCCGAGGCCCTGCTCGTCAGCAGCCCGGAGGGCGCCACGCACTACATCCAGGCCGACGTCCGCGAACCGGAGCTGATCCTCGAACACGCGCGTACGTTCCTGGACTTCAGTCGGCCCGTCGCCCTGTCGCTCATCGCGATCATGCACTTCATCCTCGACGAGGAGGACCCGGGCGCGATCGTGCGGGAGCTGGTCGGCCACCTGCCGTCCGGCAGCTGCCTGATCCTCGCGCAGGCCAGTCTCGACGCGTTCCCGGAGGCCGAGGAGCATGTGGCCAGCACCTATTCCAGCAAGATCTCCTTCCGGCCCCGGTCACGCGCCGAGATCGTGCGGTTCTTCGACGGGCTCGATCTGGTGGAGCCCGGCGTGGTGACGGGGCCCGAGTGGTTCAAGGACACACCCGCGCCCGAGCTGACGCCGTATCCGGGCTATGTCGGCGTGGGGCTCGTGCCGTAG